In Pseudomonas deceptionensis, a single window of DNA contains:
- a CDS encoding aminotransferase class I/II-fold pyridoxal phosphate-dependent enzyme gives MLNEHDQKNKFSNYKKMISIADTHWKIAELEKISNLNVTIEKSNQFRDQYNRLFHHFCTTSYLGLDYHPALLRGAIDALKNTGSLRIPNSKNRCKLNILELYEQELSELFSAHCLTTLSCSAASAGVLPLLASGTFTSNIAPLMCFDKSAHYSMNHLKAACADETEVLTCPHNDMNYLEGLCKKHRRVAYIADGVYSMGGVAHIDEIQYLKDRYGMFIYMDDSHSLSATGRHGAGYVRSNLSTLDDQSIIVASLAKSFGASGGVVMFSNNENKQKTLRYGGPSNWSQSLNSAAIGAGRASILLHHTDELNLLQNKLNTNIKLFDSLIKTKQHDSFTAIRLIHCGQAEIATKAASYLADNGFFTAAVFFPVVAKHQSAIRITLRADMPSELIRQFCNLIHTYWQANNLPAPF, from the coding sequence ATGCTCAACGAACACGATCAAAAAAACAAATTCAGCAACTATAAGAAAATGATTTCCATTGCAGATACCCACTGGAAAATTGCTGAACTGGAAAAAATATCTAACCTTAACGTTACAATAGAAAAATCCAATCAATTCAGAGACCAGTACAACCGTCTATTTCATCATTTCTGCACGACTTCTTACCTTGGACTCGATTACCACCCCGCACTATTGAGGGGTGCTATTGACGCGCTAAAAAACACCGGATCATTACGTATTCCGAACTCTAAAAATCGCTGCAAACTCAACATTCTCGAACTATACGAGCAGGAGCTTTCAGAACTTTTTTCCGCTCACTGCCTCACAACACTGTCTTGCAGCGCAGCAAGCGCAGGCGTGCTCCCATTACTGGCGTCTGGCACTTTCACCAGCAACATTGCTCCGCTTATGTGTTTTGACAAAAGCGCTCATTACTCAATGAACCACTTAAAAGCCGCCTGCGCAGATGAAACGGAAGTTTTGACTTGCCCACATAACGACATGAATTACTTAGAGGGCCTGTGTAAGAAACACCGACGCGTCGCCTACATTGCCGATGGCGTCTACAGCATGGGAGGCGTCGCACACATTGACGAAATCCAGTACTTAAAAGATCGGTACGGAATGTTTATTTACATGGATGACTCACACTCATTATCGGCGACAGGCAGGCACGGCGCAGGGTATGTGAGATCAAACCTGAGCACACTAGATGACCAATCAATAATTGTTGCATCACTCGCAAAATCATTTGGTGCAAGCGGGGGTGTCGTCATGTTCAGCAATAACGAAAACAAACAAAAAACCCTGCGCTACGGCGGCCCCAGTAACTGGTCACAAAGTCTCAACAGTGCGGCCATTGGAGCTGGTCGAGCGTCAATCTTGCTGCACCATACTGACGAGTTAAATTTATTACAAAACAAGTTAAATACAAACATAAAACTCTTCGACAGCTTAATAAAAACAAAACAACACGACAGCTTCACGGCCATACGACTTATTCACTGCGGCCAGGCCGAAATAGCTACTAAAGCAGCCTCCTACCTTGCTGATAATGGATTTTTCACAGCAGCCGTATTTTTCCCCGTTGTGGCTAAACATCAGTCTGCAATACGAATAACATTGCGGGCAGACATGCCATCGGAGCTGATAAGGCAATTTTGCAATCTAATACATACCTACTGGCAGGCCAATAACTTGCCTGCCCCGTTTTAA
- the lon gene encoding endopeptidase La: MSDQQEFPDNTTEYTDVEHSESEHQPHSGGTDLALPEQNLPDKVYIIPIHNRPFFPAQVLPVIVNEEPWAETLELVSKSPHHSLALFFVDTPPDDPRHFDTNSLPEYGTLVKVHHASRENGKLQFVAQGLTRVRISTWLKHHRPPYLVEVEYPQQPKDPSDEVKAYGMALINAIKELLPLNPLYSEELKNYLNRFSPNDPSPLTDFAAALTSATGNELQQVLDCVPMLKRMEKVLPMLRKEVEVARLQKEISAEVNLKIGEHQREFFLKEQLKVIQQELGLTKDDRSADIEQFKQRLEGKTLPAQAQKRIDEEINKLSILETGSPEYAVTRNYLDWASSVPWGVFGQDKLDLKHARKVLDAHHAGLDDIKTRILEFLAVGAYKGSVSGSIVLLVGPPGVGKTSVGKSIAESLGRPFYRFSVGGMRDEAEIKGHRRTYIGAQPGKLVQALKDVEVMNPVIMLDEIDKMGQSFQGDPASALLETLDPEQNVDFLDHYLDLRLDLSKVLFVCTANTLDSIPGPLLDRMEVIRLSGYITEEKVAIAKRHLWPKQLEKAGVSKNSLSISDSALRAVIDGYAREAGVRQLEKQLGKLVRKAVVKLLDDPKAVIKIGPKDLEASLGIPVFRNEQVISGTGVITGLAWTSMGGATLPIEATRIHTLNRGFKLTGQLGDVMKESAEIAYSYISANLKQFGGDPRFFDEAFVHLHVPEGATPKDGPSAGVTMASALLSLARNQPPKKGIAMTGELTLTGHVLPIGGVREKVIAARRQKINELILPEPNRGNFEELPDYLKEGITVHFAKRFTDVAKVLF; encoded by the coding sequence ATGAGCGACCAGCAAGAGTTTCCGGATAACACGACTGAGTACACCGATGTAGAACACTCCGAATCCGAACACCAACCCCACTCTGGTGGCACTGACCTGGCCTTGCCTGAGCAGAATCTGCCTGACAAGGTGTACATCATCCCGATTCACAACCGGCCATTCTTCCCGGCGCAAGTGCTGCCGGTCATCGTCAATGAAGAGCCCTGGGCCGAAACCCTGGAACTGGTCAGCAAGTCACCTCATCACTCCCTGGCGCTGTTTTTTGTCGACACGCCGCCCGATGACCCGCGCCACTTCGATACCAATAGCCTCCCGGAATACGGCACGCTGGTGAAGGTGCATCACGCCAGCCGCGAAAACGGCAAATTGCAATTCGTGGCCCAGGGCCTGACCCGCGTGCGCATCAGCACATGGCTCAAACATCATCGTCCGCCTTACCTGGTGGAAGTCGAATACCCGCAGCAGCCCAAAGACCCTTCCGACGAGGTCAAGGCTTACGGCATGGCGCTGATCAATGCGATCAAGGAGCTGTTGCCGCTCAACCCGCTGTACAGCGAAGAGCTGAAAAACTACCTCAACCGCTTCAGCCCCAACGATCCGTCGCCGCTGACCGACTTTGCGGCGGCACTGACCTCCGCCACAGGCAACGAGCTGCAGCAAGTGCTCGATTGCGTGCCCATGCTCAAGCGCATGGAGAAAGTGCTGCCCATGCTGCGCAAGGAAGTTGAAGTCGCGCGGCTGCAAAAAGAGATTTCAGCCGAAGTTAACCTCAAGATCGGCGAACATCAGCGCGAGTTCTTCCTTAAAGAACAGCTCAAGGTGATCCAGCAGGAGCTGGGGCTGACCAAGGACGATCGCAGCGCCGATATCGAGCAGTTCAAGCAGCGCCTTGAAGGCAAGACCCTGCCCGCCCAGGCGCAAAAGCGCATCGATGAAGAAATCAACAAACTGTCGATCCTGGAAACCGGGTCGCCGGAATACGCCGTCACCCGTAACTACCTGGACTGGGCCTCGTCTGTACCCTGGGGCGTGTTCGGCCAGGACAAGCTTGACCTCAAGCACGCACGCAAGGTGCTCGACGCCCATCATGCCGGGCTGGATGACATCAAAACCCGGATTCTCGAGTTCCTGGCCGTAGGCGCTTACAAAGGCTCGGTCAGCGGTTCGATCGTGTTGCTGGTGGGCCCGCCGGGCGTGGGTAAAACCAGTGTCGGCAAGTCGATCGCCGAATCGCTGGGGCGTCCGTTCTACCGCTTCAGCGTGGGCGGCATGCGCGATGAGGCCGAGATCAAGGGCCATCGCCGCACCTACATCGGCGCCCAACCGGGCAAGCTGGTGCAGGCGCTCAAGGATGTGGAAGTGATGAACCCGGTCATCATGCTCGACGAGATCGACAAGATGGGCCAAAGCTTCCAGGGCGACCCCGCGTCGGCCTTGCTTGAAACCCTGGACCCGGAACAGAACGTCGACTTCCTCGACCATTACCTGGACCTGCGCCTGGACCTGTCCAAAGTGCTGTTTGTGTGTACCGCCAACACCCTGGACTCGATCCCCGGTCCGTTGCTCGACCGGATGGAAGTGATCCGCCTCTCGGGTTACATCACCGAAGAAAAGGTCGCTATCGCCAAGCGTCATCTGTGGCCTAAACAACTGGAAAAAGCCGGGGTATCCAAAAACAGCCTGAGTATCAGCGACAGCGCCCTGCGCGCCGTGATCGACGGTTATGCCCGGGAGGCCGGTGTGCGCCAGCTGGAGAAACAACTGGGCAAACTGGTGCGCAAAGCAGTGGTCAAGCTGCTGGATGACCCCAAAGCGGTGATCAAAATCGGTCCCAAAGACCTCGAAGCGTCGCTGGGTATCCCCGTGTTCCGCAACGAGCAGGTCATCAGCGGCACCGGAGTCATTACCGGTCTGGCCTGGACCAGCATGGGCGGCGCGACCTTGCCGATTGAAGCGACCCGCATTCACACCCTCAACCGCGGCTTCAAGCTGACCGGGCAACTGGGTGACGTGATGAAAGAGTCTGCCGAAATCGCCTATAGCTATATCAGCGCCAACCTTAAGCAGTTTGGCGGCGACCCGCGCTTCTTCGATGAGGCCTTCGTGCACTTGCACGTGCCTGAAGGCGCAACCCCAAAAGATGGCCCGAGCGCAGGCGTGACCATGGCCAGCGCCCTGCTGTCACTGGCGCGCAATCAACCGCCCAAGAAAGGCATCGCCATGACCGGCGAGCTGACCCTGACCGGGCATGTCTTGCCGATTGGCGGCGTGCGGGAAAAAGTGATCGCGGCGCGCAGGCAAAAAATCAACGAGCTGATCCTGCCCGAACCAAACCGTGGCAACTTCGAAGAATTGCCCGACTATCTGAAAGAAGGCATTACCGTCCACTTCGCCAAACGCTTTACCGATGTGGCCAAGGTCCTGTTTTAA
- a CDS encoding MFS transporter gives MAVFFAQLGMMMYLPAIPSIAQSLNATQSLTSLSLPVYLVGMAVPMLLWGKWGATWGIKPVLIASLLMFSLSSALLAVCAQIETFLCLRFVQGLGASGMSVMARSLVAQHFKGDQLTKVLSWLSIAFVISLGVGQYAGSILMSSFDWPATFWCLAIGAALLAGLVHHGLSECRQTSNTPACWGHYLTIVRHAPFLRCALMGGLGYAIIIGFNTAGPSIFQTTYEWSASDYGVLGWAMSLAYLLGSLTVNRHVLIRGQPQLSAIATGIMVVACIVMIVGVMTTPTCAALLWVPYCLIVFGQAISYPISLSQASDHSPVSGPYSMALCGLIHQMIAAFVGVTVSLLNVQNPLYLAAICLLLATMVRGLNPIKPGRGSE, from the coding sequence ATGGCCGTTTTTTTCGCACAACTGGGCATGATGATGTACTTGCCCGCGATACCGTCGATTGCACAATCACTGAACGCCACTCAGAGCCTGACGTCTTTGTCGCTGCCTGTGTATCTGGTGGGCATGGCCGTACCGATGTTGCTATGGGGCAAGTGGGGAGCTACGTGGGGGATCAAGCCGGTCTTGATAGCGTCATTGTTAATGTTCAGCTTGAGTAGCGCGCTGCTGGCCGTGTGTGCACAAATCGAGACCTTTTTGTGCCTGCGTTTTGTGCAAGGGCTCGGTGCCAGCGGGATGTCGGTTATGGCTCGCTCGCTGGTGGCGCAACACTTCAAGGGCGATCAACTCACCAAAGTACTCTCGTGGTTATCCATCGCGTTTGTTATTTCACTGGGGGTTGGGCAATACGCGGGATCGATATTAATGAGTTCTTTTGACTGGCCCGCTACTTTCTGGTGCCTCGCCATTGGAGCGGCCCTTCTCGCTGGACTTGTTCATCATGGGTTATCAGAGTGTCGACAAACAAGTAACACGCCGGCTTGCTGGGGACATTATCTGACGATCGTTCGTCATGCGCCGTTCCTGCGCTGCGCATTGATGGGGGGGTTGGGTTACGCAATCATTATTGGTTTCAACACCGCTGGCCCTTCCATTTTCCAAACTACTTATGAGTGGTCGGCCAGCGATTACGGCGTATTGGGTTGGGCAATGAGCCTGGCTTATTTGTTGGGGTCGCTAACCGTCAATCGCCATGTATTGATCCGTGGGCAGCCGCAATTAAGTGCCATCGCGACCGGCATTATGGTGGTTGCCTGTATCGTGATGATTGTAGGCGTGATGACCACCCCCACTTGTGCCGCATTATTGTGGGTGCCGTATTGTTTGATCGTTTTCGGCCAAGCCATCAGCTACCCGATCAGTTTGTCTCAAGCCAGTGATCACTCTCCAGTCAGTGGGCCTTATTCAATGGCACTGTGCGGATTAATTCATCAGATGATAGCTGCCTTCGTTGGAGTGACTGTCAGTCTGCTCAATGTTCAAAATCCGCTGTATCTAGCCGCCATCTGCCTGCTGCTGGCCACTATGGTACGGGGGTTAAACCCCATCAAACCGGGCCGGGGAAGCGAGTAG